One Glycine max cultivar Williams 82 chromosome 6, Glycine_max_v4.0, whole genome shotgun sequence DNA segment encodes these proteins:
- the LOC100787793 gene encoding protein ALTERED PHOSPHATE STARVATION RESPONSE 1 isoform X2: MGCNTSRLDRLPAVALCRDRCKFVDEALRQSYALADAHVAHMEALKTLGPALLCFFDGFDDSDETSVRIKETKVPVATKSPPPRSPSSLSSDSDDANVLLHSESETEDAEKEEFQLFTRARYDYAHSARYPPFSPPRGYSGSKPPSPPPPSGSAWDFLNFFEPYEKYHVPYFPSGGDADGAEKDKGKVEKRDEFKSKGENEEVKKKKGDSKEKKVVSEKEEVVSVSEQCSDSARVKSGKGFSEAMKEIQVLFEKASESGNPVLEMLDVGKLRYHRKFDLNPVSCKMMHVFTPSSPIGVKCIESSLLGRRMGSGYEGDKGHSYGNLCSTLKKLCMWEKKLYHEVKAEEKLRMLHQKKCKQLRRMKQKDANAQKIDSVQTFVGILSTKMKISIQVVDKISITISKLREEELWPQINRFFLKFLGMWKDMQECYKCQYQQIVEAKTLDASSLNTKPGNAHIDATIKLKSEVQKWNLSFLDWIHAQKSHVKALNGWLVRCLLYEPEEVPDDSTPFSPSKIGAPPVFVICHKWSQAVDNLSEKNIIEAVNGFMLRVNELWEKYILDLQQKLTLDKEFERKVKMLEREEQKMHKVMRAHEKKMVTVGREESDALLRGDAVHHADVVDTTNLQSGLKQIFGAMEKFTDSTVRLYEELCQQIKQEEKPTKIN, from the exons ATGGGCTGCAACACCTCGAGACTTGACCGGCTACCGGCGGTGGCCCTGTGCCGTGACCGTTGCAAGTTCGTGGACGAAGCGCTTCGGCAAAGCTACGCCCTCGCTGACGCCCACGTGGCACACATGGAGGCCCTGAAAACACTAGGACCCGCTCTCCTCTGTTTCTTCGACGGTTTCGACGATTCCGACGAAACTAGTGTTCGAATTAAGGAAACCAAAGTCCCTGTCGCCACGAAATCTCCACCCCCTCGCTCCCCTTCTTCCCTTAGTTCGGACTCAGACGATGCAAACGTTCTTTTGCATTCCGAATCAGAAACCGAAGACGCGGAAAAAGAAGAGTTCCAATTGTTCACTCGCGCGCGTTATGATTACGCGCACTCGGCTCGTTACCCTCCGTTTTCTCCGCCGCGTGGCTATTCCGGCTCGAAGCCGCCGTCTCCGCCGCCTCCTTCCGGCTCCGCCTGGGATTTCCTTAACTTCTTCGAGCCGTACGAGAAGTACCACGTGCCGTATTTTCCTAGCGGCGGTGATGCTGACGGGGCAGAGAAGGACAAGGGGAAGGTTGAGAAACGTGACGAGTTTAAATCCaagggagaaaatgaagaagtgaagaaaaagaagggtgATTCGAAGGAAAAGAAAGTGGTTTCGGAGAAAGAGGAAGTTGTTTCAGTTTCAGAGCAATGTAGTGACTCTGCGAGAGTGAAGTCAGGGAAAGGTTTCTCCGAGGCAATGAAAGAGATTCAGGTTCTGTTTGAGAAAGCATCGGAGTCGGGGAACCCCGTTTTGGAAATGCTGGACGTTGGGAAACTCCGTTACCATCGAAAATTTGACCTCAATCCGG TTTCGTGCAAGATGATGCATGTGTTTACTCCCTCAAGTCCTATTGGGGTTAAATGCATAGAATCCTCGTTGCTTGGGCGGAGAATGGGTTCTGGGTATGAAGGAGACAAGGGTCATAGTTACGGTAATCTCTGCTCTACTCTGAAAAAACTATGTATGTGGGAGAAGAAGCTGTATCATGAAGTCAAG gccGAGGAGAAATTGCGCATGCTTCATCAGAAAAAGTGTAAGCAGTTGAGACGTATGAAACAAAAGGATGCCAATGCACAGAAAATTGATTCTGTTCAAACTTTTGTTGGGATTTTAtctacaaaaatgaaaatttctatacaagtaGTTGACAAGATATCCATTACAATTAGTAAGTTGAGGGAAGAGGAGCTGTGGCCGCAGATCAACAGATTTTTTCTCAA GTTTCTCGGAATGTGGAAAGACATGCAAGAATGTTACAAATGCCAATACCAGCAAATTGTTGAAGCCAAAACTTTAGATGCCTCATCGTTAAACACAAAGCCTGGCAATGCTCATATTGATGCAACAATAAAACTCAAATCTGAGGTACAGAAATGGAATTTGAGCTTCTTAGATTGGATTCACGCCCAGAAGTCTCATGTGAAAGCCTTGAATGGTTGGCTAGTAAGATGTCTATTATACGAACCCGAAGAAGTACCCGATGATTCAACTCCCTTCTCACCTAGCAAGATTGGGGCACCACCTGTGTTTGTGATCTGTCACAAATGGTCGCAGGCAGTGGATAATCTCTCAGAGAAGAATATAATCGAAGCCGTAAATGGGTTCATGCTAAGAGTGAATGAGCTCTGGGAAAAGTATATTTTAGACCTTCAACAAAAACTAACATTGGACAAAGAATTTGAGAGAAAGGTAAAAATGTTGGAGAGGGAAGAGCAAAAGATGCACAAAGTGATGCGGGCTCATGAGAAAAAGATGGTTACAGTTGGCAGAGAAGAATCTGATGCACTGTTACGTGGAGATGCTGTGCACCATGCTGATGTCGTTGACACTACTAACCTACAATCAGGTTTGAAGCAGATCTTTGGTGCCATGGAGAAGTTCACTGACTCCACTGTTCGCTTATATGAAGAACTTTGCCAACAAATTAAGCAAGAGGAGAAACCAACAAAAATTAACTAG
- the LOC100787793 gene encoding protein ALTERED PHOSPHATE STARVATION RESPONSE 1 isoform X1, with product MGCNTSRLDRLPAVALCRDRCKFVDEALRQSYALADAHVAHMEALKTLGPALLCFFDGFDDSDETSVRIKETKVPVATKSPPPRSPSSLSSDSDDANVLLHSESETEDAEKEEFQLFTRARYDYAHSARYPPFSPPRGYSGSKPPSPPPPSGSAWDFLNFFEPYEKYHVPYFPSGGDADGAEKDKGKVEKRDEFKSKGENEEVKKKKGDSKEKKVVSEKEEVVSVSEQCSDSARVKSGKGFSEAMKEIQVLFEKASESGNPVLEMLDVGKLRYHRKFDLNPVRYLGSVSCKMMHVFTPSSPIGVKCIESSLLGRRMGSGYEGDKGHSYGNLCSTLKKLCMWEKKLYHEVKAEEKLRMLHQKKCKQLRRMKQKDANAQKIDSVQTFVGILSTKMKISIQVVDKISITISKLREEELWPQINRFFLKFLGMWKDMQECYKCQYQQIVEAKTLDASSLNTKPGNAHIDATIKLKSEVQKWNLSFLDWIHAQKSHVKALNGWLVRCLLYEPEEVPDDSTPFSPSKIGAPPVFVICHKWSQAVDNLSEKNIIEAVNGFMLRVNELWEKYILDLQQKLTLDKEFERKVKMLEREEQKMHKVMRAHEKKMVTVGREESDALLRGDAVHHADVVDTTNLQSGLKQIFGAMEKFTDSTVRLYEELCQQIKQEEKPTKIN from the exons ATGGGCTGCAACACCTCGAGACTTGACCGGCTACCGGCGGTGGCCCTGTGCCGTGACCGTTGCAAGTTCGTGGACGAAGCGCTTCGGCAAAGCTACGCCCTCGCTGACGCCCACGTGGCACACATGGAGGCCCTGAAAACACTAGGACCCGCTCTCCTCTGTTTCTTCGACGGTTTCGACGATTCCGACGAAACTAGTGTTCGAATTAAGGAAACCAAAGTCCCTGTCGCCACGAAATCTCCACCCCCTCGCTCCCCTTCTTCCCTTAGTTCGGACTCAGACGATGCAAACGTTCTTTTGCATTCCGAATCAGAAACCGAAGACGCGGAAAAAGAAGAGTTCCAATTGTTCACTCGCGCGCGTTATGATTACGCGCACTCGGCTCGTTACCCTCCGTTTTCTCCGCCGCGTGGCTATTCCGGCTCGAAGCCGCCGTCTCCGCCGCCTCCTTCCGGCTCCGCCTGGGATTTCCTTAACTTCTTCGAGCCGTACGAGAAGTACCACGTGCCGTATTTTCCTAGCGGCGGTGATGCTGACGGGGCAGAGAAGGACAAGGGGAAGGTTGAGAAACGTGACGAGTTTAAATCCaagggagaaaatgaagaagtgaagaaaaagaagggtgATTCGAAGGAAAAGAAAGTGGTTTCGGAGAAAGAGGAAGTTGTTTCAGTTTCAGAGCAATGTAGTGACTCTGCGAGAGTGAAGTCAGGGAAAGGTTTCTCCGAGGCAATGAAAGAGATTCAGGTTCTGTTTGAGAAAGCATCGGAGTCGGGGAACCCCGTTTTGGAAATGCTGGACGTTGGGAAACTCCGTTACCATCGAAAATTTGACCTCAATCCGG TGAGGTATTTGGGATCAGTTTCGTGCAAGATGATGCATGTGTTTACTCCCTCAAGTCCTATTGGGGTTAAATGCATAGAATCCTCGTTGCTTGGGCGGAGAATGGGTTCTGGGTATGAAGGAGACAAGGGTCATAGTTACGGTAATCTCTGCTCTACTCTGAAAAAACTATGTATGTGGGAGAAGAAGCTGTATCATGAAGTCAAG gccGAGGAGAAATTGCGCATGCTTCATCAGAAAAAGTGTAAGCAGTTGAGACGTATGAAACAAAAGGATGCCAATGCACAGAAAATTGATTCTGTTCAAACTTTTGTTGGGATTTTAtctacaaaaatgaaaatttctatacaagtaGTTGACAAGATATCCATTACAATTAGTAAGTTGAGGGAAGAGGAGCTGTGGCCGCAGATCAACAGATTTTTTCTCAA GTTTCTCGGAATGTGGAAAGACATGCAAGAATGTTACAAATGCCAATACCAGCAAATTGTTGAAGCCAAAACTTTAGATGCCTCATCGTTAAACACAAAGCCTGGCAATGCTCATATTGATGCAACAATAAAACTCAAATCTGAGGTACAGAAATGGAATTTGAGCTTCTTAGATTGGATTCACGCCCAGAAGTCTCATGTGAAAGCCTTGAATGGTTGGCTAGTAAGATGTCTATTATACGAACCCGAAGAAGTACCCGATGATTCAACTCCCTTCTCACCTAGCAAGATTGGGGCACCACCTGTGTTTGTGATCTGTCACAAATGGTCGCAGGCAGTGGATAATCTCTCAGAGAAGAATATAATCGAAGCCGTAAATGGGTTCATGCTAAGAGTGAATGAGCTCTGGGAAAAGTATATTTTAGACCTTCAACAAAAACTAACATTGGACAAAGAATTTGAGAGAAAGGTAAAAATGTTGGAGAGGGAAGAGCAAAAGATGCACAAAGTGATGCGGGCTCATGAGAAAAAGATGGTTACAGTTGGCAGAGAAGAATCTGATGCACTGTTACGTGGAGATGCTGTGCACCATGCTGATGTCGTTGACACTACTAACCTACAATCAGGTTTGAAGCAGATCTTTGGTGCCATGGAGAAGTTCACTGACTCCACTGTTCGCTTATATGAAGAACTTTGCCAACAAATTAAGCAAGAGGAGAAACCAACAAAAATTAACTAG
- the LOC100787270 gene encoding uncharacterized protein, translating into MVGVFRRSLSFPNKNPNRPSAPKPHISHHIRSISLPCRSHPLISEIKDEINGLRAWASTSKSNPQTHTTISHGLTLLKDTHETLQHILQLPQTLETLRSHPLWVEKLLEDFLRFVDAFGMFQTAIMSLKEEHSSAQMVIRKRDESKVVAYVKAKKKISKEMEKLVSVLRCVHVTQHQQHSMLQVPSFIVDAELRHVIADVMSVTVSVSVALFNGIGVSFSSRRITWTQMVKLSRNYGGRVNNNKEHEGIEELRNGVELVERLHQNLKKKGDEEVRLVLKKMRDLEECVCGIESVTEKVFRALINSRVALLNILTLTR; encoded by the coding sequence AGGTCCATCAGTCTTCCGTGCAGATCTCACCCTCTGATCTCAGAGATCAAGGACGAGATCAACGGCCTCAGAGCCTGGGCCTCCACCTCAAAATCCAATCcacaaacacacacaacaaTTTCCCACGGTTTAACCCTTCTCAAAGACACACACGAAACCCTTCAACACATTCTCCAACTCCCCCAGACTCTAGAAACCCTCAGAAGCCACCCTCTCTGGGTCGAGAAGCTTCTAGAAGACTTCCTCCGTTTCGTCGACGCCTTCGGAATGTTCCAAACAGCCATTATGTCTCTCAAGGAAGAACACTCCTCCGCTCAGATGGTCATAAGAAAACGCGACGAGTCCAAGGTTGTCGCCTACGTAAAAGCTAAGAAGAAAATTTCCAAGGAAATGGAAAAGCTCGTGTCTGTCCTCCGATGTGTTCACGTCACACAACATCAGCAACATTCCATGCTGCAGGTTCCATCTTTCATTGTGGATGCTGAACTGAGACACGTCATCGCGGATGTCATGAGCGTCACGGTGTCCGTTTCCGTTGCGCTGTTCAACGGGATTGGGGTGTCGTTTTCGTCACGAAGGATAACGTGGACGCAGATGGTGAAGTTGTCCAGAAATTACGGTGGGAGGGTGAATAATAATAAGGAGCATGAAGGCATTGAAGAGCTTCGAAATGGGGTGGAATTAGTGGAAAGGCTTCATCAGAATCTGAAGAAGAAGGGTGATGAAGAAGTCAGGTTGGTTTTGAAGAAGATGCGGGATTTGGAGGAATGTGTTTGTGGCATTGAAAGTGTTACCGAGAAAGTTTTCAGGGCTTTGATAAACTCTCGGGTGGCGCTGCTCAATATTCTTACCCTTACACGGTAG